The genomic region TGGTTCGACGTTGTTGCGGTTGTTTCGTTCCTCAAAGAAGTTCAAGTATCTTTCCAGCACCATGTTCAGTATGTTGTCCTCCACACAGGCAGCGATTTGATTTTCCTGCCAGCTGCGAAGGTCACTTGCCAACTGCTCCCGACGATTGATGTGCTCCATCGAGCTGGAGGATGCACCGGCCATCGGTACTGCCGCATCTCTTTCCGCCTGCGAGCGCGAGTGTGAGCTCAGTCCCTGGAAGGACAGCAACCGAGGTCGTTTGTTTAGCATTTGTTCTGCACCACTGCTTCGGCCGTCTGTTCCTTTCGAGTCACTAGTGGCGTCTTCTACGTCGCGGTCATTCATTATTTCCACTCATCTTCTCTTGCCGCAGcaacattcaaaacaattgCACAGGAAAGGCAGGACCCAGGTAAACTCGATTGTCCACGCAGCGATCTACATGCACGAATTGTGgaatgttatttgtttttgctttcaattttccaaaccaaTCGATCGAAACTACGTCATACCAAGCACGAGAACAATGAGGTTGGCTACTTCACAGCAAATCGTCGTAAATATGACAAATGTCAAAGATACActtcaaaatgaaaaacaaaataaaataattggcATTGGATCTTCTTGCTgccgtgaaaaaaaaaaattttatgaacaaatgaaaagttttaaatcttttatttCGTCTTTACTTCACTTAACTCACTCGTTTACGATATGACCAAGGTTCTTTGCGTAAAGATAAACCTTCCGAACGAGGTTGTCAAATATACCAAAAACTATATATGCAGGCAGTGCCATAAATAATGACGGGCATATGAAAtatcagttccagttcggcgtcgcatcagagcggatggttagcagtgcacgaggttcctgaaagggttagctgaaaagtaaggttatcttaagcacggccgcgtggtgtcgccgagctggagctcaagtcagagaaatcctagccgacgcacatctcgtgctgtttgagtaatcaagcggatcacgagtttcgtgcgatctgacaaacggaaggaaatattcctttcgttacggcgggtgaacagccgcattttgactgtgcactagcgtggttggctagcagtgctcctggccgcatggtggcagtcaaaaggcgacgcttacagaaaatcgaaaaccacagaaaaccaggacatatggcctttagttACCAGTCCTAAACcaatagaggtctatgtctccaggttagcttgcgaaggcccaggaagctggattcaatagccgtact from Anopheles coustani chromosome 3, idAnoCousDA_361_x.2, whole genome shotgun sequence harbors:
- the LOC131272780 gene encoding uncharacterized protein LOC131272780, translated to MNDRDVEDATSDSKGTDGRSSGAEQMLNKRPRLLSFQGLSSHSRSQAERDAAVPMAGASSSSMEHINRREQLASDLRSWQENQIAACVEDNILNMVLERYLNFFEERNNRNNVEPPEEYDDETLEDQAIRMLINERGLQAAGSGPSSSVSVAMESVDSVSVQSDPELPELERSIHDNYILETAVAAAIQEKGLVTGSTDAEHSDSDDSALLEDNAR